The sequence GGTGCCGAGGATGGCGGCAACCATCAGCAGCGTGATCGGCCGGACCTTTAGCGAACCGATCAGCCGGCGGGCATACCAGTGGCTGAAGCTCTCGAAGACACGGTCGATGAAATGCTGGATGCGTCCGCCGCCCGGCTTCAGGATGCGGGCGGACATCATGGGCGACACCGTCAAGGCGACGAAACCCGACAGGATCACCGCGCCGGCGAGCGTCAGCGAGAACTCGCGGAACAATGCGCCGGTCACGCCCTGGGTGAAGGCCATCGGCGCATACACCGCCGCCAGCGTGATCGTCATGGTGATCACCGCGCCGGTGATCTCCTGCATGCCGACGATCGCGGCCTTCATCGGTTTCAGCCCCTCCTCGATGTGGCGGTGGATGTTCTCCACCACCACGATCGCGTCATCGACGACGAGGCCGATAGCCAGAACCATGGCGAGCAGGGTCAGCGTATTCAGCGAATAGCCGAGCGCCCAGAGGATGAAACAGACGCCGATCAACGATAGAGGAATCGTTACGATCGGAATGATCACCGACCGGAACGAACCGAGGAACAGGAAGATCACGACCACGACGATGGCCGATGCCTCCAGGATCGTCCGGATAACCTCCTCGATCGACGCGCTGATCGCCTCGGTCGAATCGTAGACCAGCTCGATATGCATGCCTTCCGGCAGCGAATCCGCAATCAGGGGCAGCTCGCGGCGAACGCCCGACGCCACGTCGAGCGGATTGGCCGACGGCGTCTGGAAGATGCCGAGGAACACGCCTTCCTTGCCGTTGAAGCGGACTTCCGTATCGGTCGAAGCCGCGGCGAGCTCGATATTGGCGACGTCGCGCAGCCGGACGATATCCGCGCCATTGGAACGAATCGGCAGCGCGCCAAACGTCTCGGGATCCTGCAGCGTCGTCTTCGCCTCGATCGAATAGGCGTAGAACTCGTTCTTCGTCTTGCCGGGAGCCGACAGGAAGTTGGAGCCCTTGATGGCCGTCAGAACATCGGTCGCGGTCACGTTGCGCGAGGCGAGCGCGACCGGATCGATCCAGACGCGCATGGCGAATTCCTGCGCGCCGAGGATCTCCGCATTGGCGACACCGTCGACGGTGGCGAAACGCGGCTGGATCACGCGGATCAGGTAATCCGTCAGCTGCTGCGCGTTCATCGTGTCGCTGCGAGCCGCGAGATACATGAGCGCGAACTGGAAGCCGGTACCCTTCTGGATCACCGGATCCTCCGCCTCGTCCGGAAGCTGGCCGCGCACCTGCTGGACCTTGGCGATGACTTCCGTCAGCGCCTTGTCCGGATTGGTGTTCAGCCGCATGTAGACAGAAACCGTCGACACGCCGAGCGAGCTCTTGGACGTGACGTAATCCACGCCCTCAGCCGAGGAAACGGATTTAGCGATGGTGGAGGTGATGAAGCCCTGGATGACGTCGGCGCTGGCGCCCGGATAGACCGTGGTGACGGTCACGACCGTCTCGTCCACCTTGGGATACTGGCGGATCGACATCGACAGGATGCCCTGCGCGCCCAGCAACAGCATCAGCAGGCTGACGACCGTTGCGAGGACAGGACGGCGGATAAAGAGTTCGGAGAAGCTCATGACTTGGAAGCCTCCGGGTTCACGGTGGCGCCCTTGACCGGCTGGACGGAATTATCGACCGCCACCGGGCTGCCGCTCGAAAGCTTGTTCTGGCCCGACGTGACGATCTGCATGCCCGGCTTCACGCCTTCCAGGATCTCGATCATGTCACCCGAACGACGGCCAACCTTGACGAAGATCTGCTTGGCGATGAGGTTCGGCGCGGCCGCATCCGCCGGCTTTCCGTCCGCGGGCTTCGCCTCGGCGGGCTTGGCTTCCGCAGGCTTGGCATCTGCAGGCTTGGCCTCCGCCGGCGCGTCCTGCACAGCATAGACATAGGCGCCGTAGAGGCTGATGGTCACGGCCGTCTGCGGCAAGGCGATCACGTCGGATTCAACGGGAAGGTCGACGCGC is a genomic window of Kaistia defluvii containing:
- a CDS encoding efflux RND transporter permease subunit, producing the protein MSFSELFIRRPVLATVVSLLMLLLGAQGILSMSIRQYPKVDETVVTVTTVYPGASADVIQGFITSTIAKSVSSAEGVDYVTSKSSLGVSTVSVYMRLNTNPDKALTEVIAKVQQVRGQLPDEAEDPVIQKGTGFQFALMYLAARSDTMNAQQLTDYLIRVIQPRFATVDGVANAEILGAQEFAMRVWIDPVALASRNVTATDVLTAIKGSNFLSAPGKTKNEFYAYSIEAKTTLQDPETFGALPIRSNGADIVRLRDVANIELAAASTDTEVRFNGKEGVFLGIFQTPSANPLDVASGVRRELPLIADSLPEGMHIELVYDSTEAISASIEEVIRTILEASAIVVVVIFLFLGSFRSVIIPIVTIPLSLIGVCFILWALGYSLNTLTLLAMVLAIGLVVDDAIVVVENIHRHIEEGLKPMKAAIVGMQEITGAVITMTITLAAVYAPMAFTQGVTGALFREFSLTLAGAVILSGFVALTVSPMMSARILKPGGGRIQHFIDRVFESFSHWYARRLIGSLKVRPITLLMVAAILGTMVFLFLNTASELAPEEDEGAMFTLITAPQYATIDYTQLYVDEIAQKTADIPERQALFSIAGSGSANSAFSGLVLKPWAERTRGQPAVQAEVQARLDKVAGVQAFVFAVPSLPGTGGGLPIQFVIQSTEPADRVYAVAEEIKNRAMASGKFIVVQNSLSFDTPKVNVVIDRNRAAALGVSVAEIGNTLTLLVGENGISKFDREARAYDIITQVPEKYRLNPESLGTFFVRSQAGDMVPLSSVVSINTEGSAPAIEQFNQLNSATLAALPRPTVTSGDGLATLQQIASEVLPSGYFIEYAGQSRTELETGNSLLIVFGLAIVVIYLVLAAQFESFRDPLIIMMSVPLSIFGALIPLNLGAASLNIYSQVGLITLVGLITKHGILMVEFANQQREERGLNRHDAIVEAARVRLRPILMTTAAMVFGVLPLLFAEGAGAKARFSMGLVIATGMSIGTVFTLFVVPMFYTYLSSAHAKRDEDEEQPAVPAAVTTAGAAPAH